In the Pararge aegeria chromosome 16, ilParAegt1.1, whole genome shotgun sequence genome, AAATCCATGAAGTATGCAGAAACGTGGCTGTATGGGTCCGTAAGGACCCAAACTCCAACAGGGAGACCGAGTGTCTTCTCAGCGTATCCGGAGGTTCCCGGACCAGTCTTAATAAGTACTCCTCAAAAACCAACTCCACATAACTATGCTGTTATATTATGTTCCTGTCCTGAATATCTTAATGGTACGAAGAAAACCAGCACAACCAAAGTCAGTATATGTAAGAAATGCAAAGGATCTCGTTTGCCACTAACTATAACTGAAAGTCCACGTTTGCTGGTAGGTGGAACTGTGCGTGGTCCTCAAGTGAGTCGTGATGCTAGTGGTTTACTTAGGGCTGGTACTGTCAGAGTTCAAAGCACAAAATCTAGACCTAGCATTCTTAAGCCCAATGGCGATAACGATCCTTACGACTTAATGCGTCGAAGTAGATTAGCTCCTCCTCACGAAACTCGTATCGGAAGTCAGTTTTCAACAACGAGATCGCGAGCCAAAAGTATAAGCCCGTGTcgtgtaaaaacaaaacaaccaaGTCCAGAAACTCTTAGCAAAAGTAGAAGTAAGTCAGTGAGCCGAGTGAATGAACTGTGGATTGATGAAGATAGCACACCAGATAAAAAGAAATCTATTTTATCGTGCGATATAAACCCCTATGAGTTGGTCAAGACTAGTAGAAGTTCAAAATCGATGGTAGAAATCGCATTCGATGATGATTACGGTGATGTTTTTCAAGATTCTCCGAAATCTAGGcctttaaataaatctaaatcagACACGAATGTTAAAGCAATAAGCGGACAAAGAATTCGAGTATCTAATGAACTAAAAAGTAGTAGTATAGAAGAAGTATCTGTTTATGATCCTGTCAATTATGATCTCAAAAATTATGACTTCAAATCTACGGATATGTCTTCAGCATTATCTTTACCAAACATTAAAAACGAAAATAGTAAATTTACTTCATTAGGtaagagtaataataaaaaagtagtaaCTATATCAACGTCAAATCgtataaaacaaaagagtgtTTCACCGAAAAGACCACCGAGACGAGTAAGACATAATAAAACTGACGATGACAGCGAAAGTGATAATCAACGTTTACCTGAaagaaactttaataaaaaacccACCAGTGATTATTCACGCAgtcctaaatataaaaatcacaaTAGTGATACGATTAAGTCTATTCTCAAAAAACCAAGGAACTATGAATTTAATGATACTAAAAACAAAGTAGAAATTATTGAGGACTCATTTGAAAGTAAACGTATTAATTCATCGCAATTTTACTTACCAAAACCTAAAGATAAAAGCCTAAATTCGTcagaaaatatatatcaaaGAAAAAGAGTTCAATTTCTCGTAGAAAATGAAGAAACCAAAGTAATTTATACAGCCCACTTAAATTTGCACGACAATGTTTTGAAAGAAGAAAAACCAAGTATTGTTATTGAGGTGGAAGAAGAAATTATAGCGGAGGGTGATGTCGTGAGTCATAGTTTAGAAGAAgctgaaaataatatatcttataCTGATGAAAATAATGATCTCCAAAATGACTCTGAAATATATGAAGATATGCAAATCAATTTGGAGTTAAACAAAATTGCAACTGGAGGCATGACAATGGATCCAAAAAGTACAACAAAATTAGAAAATGAAGTTCCTACAAACAACGAAGgtaatatttactttacttagtatacctttgttaaaatattatttacctttattttattgaataattttttttttcagataataatgtacctaaaatTCCAGTTCTACGCCGTTCCGAGTCAGAGAGATTAGCTTCAACAATATCCATTTCTCCTCCAAAGTTTTTAGATACTATGGCTCTTCGGTCAAAAACTAAACATGGTCATACCAGTCAGGTGTTTTTAGAGTTCGTTAGTGAAAAAGAGTCCTTGATACAACAAAAATTTGACAGTCTTGAAACCCCAACAAAATTGGATGCTGATATTGTTCAAGAAACTTCAAGTCAGAATGATATTGAAATCGGCAACTTAAGTGATAGTAGTGAAATAACAAGTAAAGTGCTGAAAAATCTACGTCATGGTATAATAGGTTCACCAGAACCACCACCAAGATATAAATCGAAATCAAAGAAACACAATTATGTTAAAACAAGATTTATACGTAATAATTCATCAAGTTCAACAAGCGATGAATGGTCAGATACAAATGACAACGAACAAAAAACTGTACTTAGAGTAAAACAATTTGATTCTGATGAATTTGAAGAGCAGAAGGAAAGTaaagatatttataaaactattgaaATCGAACCGAGAAAAACCTCAATACAAATTAACGGCAATGAATGCTATTCCACTATGAACGTAAGGGGTGATACGCCAATATACCTCTCATCAGTTGTTGTGAACGATGACTATAGCAATGCTTGTAGCACATATCAGTCAGGGACTACTGTTACTATAAGTGTTGGAACTCCACAATCGGAATtaaaaaagtcaaaaagtcaaatATATATTGGAGCAGAATTTCCAGGGCAGGAGAAAGCAGAAGAATCTAACACGTATGAAGACTATTGCAATGATGCGTACAAACACCAATATCTAGGGACTTTTCATGAAAACGATATAAATTCTATTCTAAATGATCCAGTTGAAGCTGTAAGAAGAAACCTCATACCTCATGTTTGTGGAAAAAAAGACGACGTCAAAAACGTGGAAATAGTAAGAGATCAGAGAAGTGTGTCAGATGAAAGCAAACCTTCTGAAAGTGGTAATTATATCACTAAACTTTTTGACGATCCATTCTTTTCACATTTGGCTGAGGGTCTTGATTCTGATTTggttaaaaaattaattgaaaactcGTTAATAAAACTGCAAGAGACTAAACATCAAGAAGGGACAGAAAACAGTAAAGCAACCATAGAAAAACTTATAGAAAGTTCCCTTATAAGCTTGAAGGAAGAAGTTCAGAAAGAAAACATACAAAACGAAAAGAAACTTGTTAACATGACTTCAAAAGAAGAAAACCGTGCAAATGATAGTAATGGTTGTGTAGAACACAATGATAAATGCTGTTCTGCTCCCTATGAAAGTATGGAGTATGAGAGCGGAGCAATGGGAGTTTTTTCAGACCTTGAGCCAATGTCTGACTGTTATAATGCTTCAGCGAGTGAATTGTCAACAGAAGATGACACTAACTCTACAAGATCAAAGTTTTACCAAATGTTAGTAGATGCTGCAATATGTGACattgaaatatcaaataatacaGATGACGATCATCTTTATGAATCGATTCGCTTAAATAGTGATCCTATATATGAGGAAATAGGAGATATGCCTCCGCCTCTGCCAACAAATCCTCCTCCTAATTCTTTGTTGTTAATAGATGATGATAAAAGAAGTGGATCAAGATCAATTTTTGAAGGTGCATCAAAATATGATATACTTTCTTATTTAGTAGATGCTAAAGAAAGAGGTATTGATGATGAAGAAACCTATATTACAAACTATTCTAATGACAACGA is a window encoding:
- the LOC120630203 gene encoding uncharacterized protein LOC120630203 isoform X1 translates to MAAVSAAMFRPGGALDPPCYGQRIYETPENTRPKKWSSKLKLNTSGSSKSSEKSPESPYMYGTISGQGGSALSKSMKYAETWLYGSVRTQTPTGRPSVFSAYPEVPGPVLISTPQKPTPHNYAVILCSCPEYLNGTKKTSTTKVSICKKCKGSRLPLTITESPRLLVGGTVRGPQVSRDASGLLRAGTVRVQSTKSRPSILKPNGDNDPYDLMRRSRLAPPHETRIGSQFSTTRSRAKSISPCRVKTKQPSPETLSKSRSKSVSRVNELWIDEDSTPDKKKSILSCDINPYELVKTSRSSKSMVEIAFDDDYGDVFQDSPKSRPLNKSKSDTNVKAISGQRIRVSNELKSSSIEEVSVYDPVNYDLKNYDFKSTDMSSALSLPNIKNENSKFTSLGKSNNKKVVTISTSNRIKQKSVSPKRPPRRVRHNKTDDDSESDNQRLPERNFNKKPTSDYSRSPKYKNHNSDTIKSILKKPRNYEFNDTKNKVEIIEDSFESKRINSSQFYLPKPKDKSLNSSENIYQRKRVQFLVENEETKVIYTAHLNLHDNVLKEEKPSIVIEVEEEIIAEGDVVSHSLEEAENNISYTDENNDLQNDSEIYEDMQINLELNKIATGGMTMDPKSTTKLENEVPTNNEDNNVPKIPVLRRSESERLASTISISPPKFLDTMALRSKTKHGHTSQVFLEFVSEKESLIQQKFDSLETPTKLDADIVQETSSQNDIEIGNLSDSSEITSKVLKNLRHGIIGSPEPPPRYKSKSKKHNYVKTRFIRNNSSSSTSDEWSDTNDNEQKTVLRVKQFDSDEFEEQKESKDIYKTIEIEPRKTSIQINGNECYSTMNVRGDTPIYLSSVVVNDDYSNACSTYQSGTTVTISVGTPQSELKKSKSQIYIGAEFPGQEKAEESNTYEDYCNDAYKHQYLGTFHENDINSILNDPVEAVRRNLIPHVCGKKDDVKNVEIVRDQRSVSDESKPSESGNYITKLFDDPFFSHLAEGLDSDLVKKLIENSLIKLQETKHQEGTENSKATIEKLIESSLISLKEEVQKENIQNEKKLVNMTSKEENRANDSNGCVEHNDKCCSAPYESMEYESGAMGVFSDLEPMSDCYNASASELSTEDDTNSTRSKFYQMLVDAAICDIEISNNTDDDHLYESIRLNSDPIYEEIGDMPPPLPTNPPPNSLLLIDDDKRSGSRSIFEGASKYDILSYLVDAKERGIDDEETYITNYSNDNENSALLDESKEKTEVVKSKLISSNTSQLSNASDSSEDNSLIINQDGMEKAVVCKKPSAEIERNDSGVGSETSKSSRSRLQGKITPNSMSDKDTPIHLCEDCDTAVDSQITEQGSAYAPLVCRKCSKRRTERKEIITEIVETEEKYGRDLQIILEEFYKPMLVAGLLTQEQLSAIFLNVEELIDNNQVLSEKLRDALEIAVEQGDEDLLTVNVGKILLECSGMLTAFQSYCVKQAGAALLLAGLEKEKELLRIFLRVSQMENAVLRRMNLNSFLMVPVQRVTKYPLLLSRLYRATPTCASEREEVKGAQRCVESRLEEINAAAAAAAAAARDVPLWRRLAAARRTAHDLHVADIRLRKMAVDVLDWNHDDARFAMEGKLLFTQPNDNNWRKGRTIKLMSINALLVTNGKPTIAHKTNELRETREARDREAREREGEALFARSGVREAALLLVREKAGRYTLQREPLFLDRCVVAADHEPEHFFEVHEITTKDSFIFKAEESARTRIWYRQIQYHAQGAGAWRKRRNALANIMINPMLTRN
- the LOC120630203 gene encoding uncharacterized protein LOC120630203 isoform X2, producing the protein MAYGYEQDVRIYETPENTRPKKWSSKLKLNTSGSSKSSEKSPESPYMYGTISGQGGSALSKSMKYAETWLYGSVRTQTPTGRPSVFSAYPEVPGPVLISTPQKPTPHNYAVILCSCPEYLNGTKKTSTTKVSICKKCKGSRLPLTITESPRLLVGGTVRGPQVSRDASGLLRAGTVRVQSTKSRPSILKPNGDNDPYDLMRRSRLAPPHETRIGSQFSTTRSRAKSISPCRVKTKQPSPETLSKSRSKSVSRVNELWIDEDSTPDKKKSILSCDINPYELVKTSRSSKSMVEIAFDDDYGDVFQDSPKSRPLNKSKSDTNVKAISGQRIRVSNELKSSSIEEVSVYDPVNYDLKNYDFKSTDMSSALSLPNIKNENSKFTSLGKSNNKKVVTISTSNRIKQKSVSPKRPPRRVRHNKTDDDSESDNQRLPERNFNKKPTSDYSRSPKYKNHNSDTIKSILKKPRNYEFNDTKNKVEIIEDSFESKRINSSQFYLPKPKDKSLNSSENIYQRKRVQFLVENEETKVIYTAHLNLHDNVLKEEKPSIVIEVEEEIIAEGDVVSHSLEEAENNISYTDENNDLQNDSEIYEDMQINLELNKIATGGMTMDPKSTTKLENEVPTNNEDNNVPKIPVLRRSESERLASTISISPPKFLDTMALRSKTKHGHTSQVFLEFVSEKESLIQQKFDSLETPTKLDADIVQETSSQNDIEIGNLSDSSEITSKVLKNLRHGIIGSPEPPPRYKSKSKKHNYVKTRFIRNNSSSSTSDEWSDTNDNEQKTVLRVKQFDSDEFEEQKESKDIYKTIEIEPRKTSIQINGNECYSTMNVRGDTPIYLSSVVVNDDYSNACSTYQSGTTVTISVGTPQSELKKSKSQIYIGAEFPGQEKAEESNTYEDYCNDAYKHQYLGTFHENDINSILNDPVEAVRRNLIPHVCGKKDDVKNVEIVRDQRSVSDESKPSESGNYITKLFDDPFFSHLAEGLDSDLVKKLIENSLIKLQETKHQEGTENSKATIEKLIESSLISLKEEVQKENIQNEKKLVNMTSKEENRANDSNGCVEHNDKCCSAPYESMEYESGAMGVFSDLEPMSDCYNASASELSTEDDTNSTRSKFYQMLVDAAICDIEISNNTDDDHLYESIRLNSDPIYEEIGDMPPPLPTNPPPNSLLLIDDDKRSGSRSIFEGASKYDILSYLVDAKERGIDDEETYITNYSNDNENSALLDESKEKTEVVKSKLISSNTSQLSNASDSSEDNSLIINQDGMEKAVVCKKPSAEIERNDSGVGSETSKSSRSRLQGKITPNSMSDKDTPIHLCEDCDTAVDSQITEQGSAYAPLVCRKCSKRRTERKEIITEIVETEEKYGRDLQIILEEFYKPMLVAGLLTQEQLSAIFLNVEELIDNNQVLSEKLRDALEIAVEQGDEDLLTVNVGKILLECSGMLTAFQSYCVKQAGAALLLAGLEKEKELLRIFLRVSQMENAVLRRMNLNSFLMVPVQRVTKYPLLLSRLYRATPTCASEREEVKGAQRCVESRLEEINAAAAAAAAAARDVPLWRRLAAARRTAHDLHVADIRLRKMAVDVLDWNHDDARFAMEGKLLFTQPNDNNWRKGRTIKLMSINALLVTNGKPTIAHKTNELRETREARDREAREREGEALFARSGVREAALLLVREKAGRYTLQREPLFLDRCVVAADHEPEHFFEVHEITTKDSFIFKAEESARTRIWYRQIQYHAQGAGAWRKRRNALANIMINPMLTRN
- the LOC120630203 gene encoding uncharacterized protein LOC120630203 isoform X3 — translated: MYGTISGQGGSALSKSMKYAETWLYGSVRTQTPTGRPSVFSAYPEVPGPVLISTPQKPTPHNYAVILCSCPEYLNGTKKTSTTKVSICKKCKGSRLPLTITESPRLLVGGTVRGPQVSRDASGLLRAGTVRVQSTKSRPSILKPNGDNDPYDLMRRSRLAPPHETRIGSQFSTTRSRAKSISPCRVKTKQPSPETLSKSRSKSVSRVNELWIDEDSTPDKKKSILSCDINPYELVKTSRSSKSMVEIAFDDDYGDVFQDSPKSRPLNKSKSDTNVKAISGQRIRVSNELKSSSIEEVSVYDPVNYDLKNYDFKSTDMSSALSLPNIKNENSKFTSLGKSNNKKVVTISTSNRIKQKSVSPKRPPRRVRHNKTDDDSESDNQRLPERNFNKKPTSDYSRSPKYKNHNSDTIKSILKKPRNYEFNDTKNKVEIIEDSFESKRINSSQFYLPKPKDKSLNSSENIYQRKRVQFLVENEETKVIYTAHLNLHDNVLKEEKPSIVIEVEEEIIAEGDVVSHSLEEAENNISYTDENNDLQNDSEIYEDMQINLELNKIATGGMTMDPKSTTKLENEVPTNNEDNNVPKIPVLRRSESERLASTISISPPKFLDTMALRSKTKHGHTSQVFLEFVSEKESLIQQKFDSLETPTKLDADIVQETSSQNDIEIGNLSDSSEITSKVLKNLRHGIIGSPEPPPRYKSKSKKHNYVKTRFIRNNSSSSTSDEWSDTNDNEQKTVLRVKQFDSDEFEEQKESKDIYKTIEIEPRKTSIQINGNECYSTMNVRGDTPIYLSSVVVNDDYSNACSTYQSGTTVTISVGTPQSELKKSKSQIYIGAEFPGQEKAEESNTYEDYCNDAYKHQYLGTFHENDINSILNDPVEAVRRNLIPHVCGKKDDVKNVEIVRDQRSVSDESKPSESGNYITKLFDDPFFSHLAEGLDSDLVKKLIENSLIKLQETKHQEGTENSKATIEKLIESSLISLKEEVQKENIQNEKKLVNMTSKEENRANDSNGCVEHNDKCCSAPYESMEYESGAMGVFSDLEPMSDCYNASASELSTEDDTNSTRSKFYQMLVDAAICDIEISNNTDDDHLYESIRLNSDPIYEEIGDMPPPLPTNPPPNSLLLIDDDKRSGSRSIFEGASKYDILSYLVDAKERGIDDEETYITNYSNDNENSALLDESKEKTEVVKSKLISSNTSQLSNASDSSEDNSLIINQDGMEKAVVCKKPSAEIERNDSGVGSETSKSSRSRLQGKITPNSMSDKDTPIHLCEDCDTAVDSQITEQGSAYAPLVCRKCSKRRTERKEIITEIVETEEKYGRDLQIILEEFYKPMLVAGLLTQEQLSAIFLNVEELIDNNQVLSEKLRDALEIAVEQGDEDLLTVNVGKILLECSGMLTAFQSYCVKQAGAALLLAGLEKEKELLRIFLRVSQMENAVLRRMNLNSFLMVPVQRVTKYPLLLSRLYRATPTCASEREEVKGAQRCVESRLEEINAAAAAAAAAARDVPLWRRLAAARRTAHDLHVADIRLRKMAVDVLDWNHDDARFAMEGKLLFTQPNDNNWRKGRTIKLMSINALLVTNGKPTIAHKTNELRETREARDREAREREGEALFARSGVREAALLLVREKAGRYTLQREPLFLDRCVVAADHEPEHFFEVHEITTKDSFIFKAEESARTRIWYRQIQYHAQGAGAWRKRRNALANIMINPMLTRN